The Nitrospirales bacterium genome includes a window with the following:
- a CDS encoding sigma-70 family RNA polymerase sigma factor: MADQDVQVATNFSAQAGQLASLIASIAGGDEQALGILYDRTSSYVYGLIFRVLNDPGAAEEVTLDVYMQVWRLAKQFDEVRGGPIAWLGVLARSRAIDRLRSGQKEREKRQPLEIVDEVPSTLASPEESSAYNEQCRVVQSALASLVPEQRHVIELAYFGGLTHSEIAAEIRVPLGTVKTRARLGMMKLRKILSPLEEGLAP, from the coding sequence GTGGCGGATCAGGATGTGCAGGTTGCAACGAATTTCAGCGCTCAGGCTGGGCAATTAGCGAGTCTGATCGCCAGCATCGCGGGCGGCGATGAACAGGCGCTCGGGATCTTGTATGATCGCACCTCATCTTACGTCTATGGTCTGATATTCAGAGTGTTGAACGATCCAGGGGCAGCTGAGGAAGTCACGTTGGATGTGTATATGCAGGTATGGCGTCTGGCGAAGCAATTTGATGAGGTTCGTGGAGGGCCGATTGCGTGGCTTGGGGTGTTGGCGAGGAGCCGAGCGATCGATCGCCTTCGTTCGGGGCAAAAAGAGCGGGAAAAACGTCAGCCCCTTGAGATCGTCGATGAAGTCCCATCGACACTCGCGAGCCCGGAAGAATCGAGCGCGTATAACGAACAATGCCGTGTTGTCCAGTCGGCGTTAGCCTCGTTGGTCCCCGAACAACGGCATGTGATCGAATTGGCCTATTTCGGAGGCCTGACGCACAGTGAAATTGCTGCCGAGATCAGAGTTCCGTTGGGTACCGTTAAAACCCGGGCTCGGTTAGGGATGATGAAACTTCGGAAAATTCTGAGCCCATTAGAAGAAGGCCTTGCCCCATGA
- a CDS encoding cupin domain-containing protein, whose protein sequence is MSNQEPNDQILEQAALYALGALEGQEKEAFERLVAEGCAVCKAVKDFQNVAGLLGTSVAPQAPPASLRAKLMECVAAERQSESEPGEMIAESSEQSKGAGFTFVRAEDSHWRVIGPGIRVKVLSFDRAQGRMTALARMDPHSAFRPHEHPGPEEFYVLEGTCFIGGQWLQVGDYHRADPGTCHHETSTEEGCLMLTMFTPSQEMLQTLA, encoded by the coding sequence ATGAGCAATCAAGAACCCAATGATCAGATCCTCGAACAGGCGGCGCTCTATGCGTTAGGCGCTCTTGAAGGTCAAGAGAAGGAAGCGTTTGAAAGGCTCGTGGCGGAGGGATGTGCCGTGTGTAAGGCCGTCAAGGATTTTCAGAATGTGGCCGGGTTGCTTGGCACTTCGGTCGCGCCCCAGGCGCCTCCGGCGTCGCTTCGTGCCAAATTGATGGAGTGCGTTGCGGCAGAGCGACAGTCAGAGTCTGAACCCGGAGAAATGATCGCGGAATCCTCTGAACAATCTAAAGGGGCAGGGTTTACCTTCGTTCGGGCGGAGGATAGTCACTGGCGTGTCATCGGTCCTGGTATTCGTGTGAAGGTGCTATCTTTTGACAGGGCCCAAGGGCGAATGACGGCTCTTGCCCGTATGGACCCTCACAGCGCTTTTCGACCTCACGAGCATCCCGGTCCCGAAGAATTTTATGTCTTGGAGGGCACATGTTTCATCGGAGGACAATGGCTTCAAGTCGGAGATTATCATCGCGCAGATCCGGGCACGTGCCATCATGAAACTTCTACAGAAGAAGGGTGCCTTATGCTGACGATGTTCACGCCCAGTCAGGAAATGCTGCAAACCTTAGCCTAG
- a CDS encoding alpha-L-glutamate ligase-like protein: protein MFGLAKILTERGVLGLNHRNAGYTLWHNPRHLYPLVDDKLTTKRLAEEAGLAVPKLYGVIQIERQVRGLSELLKPYQDFVIKPAEGSGGDGIIVITGRRGNRYRKASGQFMTQEDLDHHVSNILSGLYSLGGHQDKALIEYRVKFDPIFESISFQGIPDVRIIVFLGVPVMAMVRLPTRMSDGKANLHQGAIGAGIDLSTGQTLSGVWKNEIVHEHPDTEQPITGLQIPHWDILLREAAQCYELTGLGYQGVDLVLDKVQGPLILELNARPGLNIQIANRAGLLPRLHMVEEQAERLTTLEDRLNFAKQYFGTQHI from the coding sequence ATGTTTGGGCTGGCGAAAATTTTAACAGAACGAGGCGTCTTAGGGTTAAATCACCGGAACGCCGGGTATACCCTCTGGCACAATCCTCGGCATTTGTATCCGCTCGTGGATGACAAACTCACGACTAAACGTTTGGCTGAAGAGGCCGGACTCGCCGTCCCAAAGTTGTACGGCGTGATCCAAATAGAACGGCAGGTCAGAGGTCTGTCGGAATTACTGAAACCGTACCAGGATTTCGTCATCAAACCAGCGGAAGGCAGTGGAGGCGACGGCATCATCGTCATCACAGGGCGACGCGGCAACCGGTACCGGAAAGCCAGTGGTCAATTCATGACACAGGAAGATCTTGATCATCACGTGTCAAACATCTTGAGCGGCCTGTATAGTCTCGGAGGGCATCAGGACAAGGCTTTGATTGAATACCGGGTGAAGTTTGATCCGATTTTCGAGAGCATTAGTTTTCAGGGCATACCGGACGTTCGCATCATCGTCTTTTTAGGAGTTCCGGTCATGGCTATGGTGCGTCTGCCGACGCGAATGTCGGATGGGAAGGCGAACCTCCATCAGGGTGCCATCGGGGCAGGCATTGACTTAAGTACGGGCCAGACATTGAGTGGAGTGTGGAAGAATGAGATCGTTCATGAACATCCGGATACCGAACAACCCATCACAGGCTTACAAATCCCGCATTGGGACATTTTGTTACGGGAAGCCGCTCAATGCTATGAACTCACGGGCCTAGGGTACCAAGGCGTTGATCTGGTCCTGGACAAAGTTCAGGGACCGTTAATCCTGGAACTCAACGCACGCCCCGGGTTAAACATTCAAATTGCCAATCGTGCGGGACTCTTGCCTCGGCTACACATGGTTGAAGAGCAGGCTGAACGTCTCACGACCCTGGAGGATCGGCTCAACTTTGCCAAGCAGTACTTTGGCACACAACATATCTAA
- a CDS encoding inactive transglutaminase family protein, whose product MNKRHLYILVLCLVSVGLGLFFFKVFVLHFPLTPQTQVELWIVEAHLTFFAKDKPVKVSLALPRNTRRYAIVDENFISQGYGLTTVKDEDNRRATWSIRNANGKQHLYYRATVRRVDVDSPHTDNESPQVLPPYFEGAQLTAVQAFVADIKEKSADTSTFIAELFSRLKHPNGDPNLQLLLGNDRSQEKKLQMASDILSFALIPNRVVHGVQLKGFQREAVIIHWLQIYDKGEWQFHDPETGRPDIPSHYFTWWHGTQPLTQIEGGDHFSITITIAPNQEEAIRAAMYHTQLATPHLLEFSLFSLPLEAQAVYRILLMVPMGALLLLILRNVIGIKTFGTFMPILMALAFRETQLVWGIVLFSLVVALGLAVRFYLEHLKLLLVPRLASLLIIVILLMAALSVISHKLGLERGLSVALFPMVILTMTIERMCIVWEERGALESIQQGLGSLAVASLTYIAMTIPYMEHLLFVFPELLLLFLAGTLLMGRYTGFRLLELRRFKALAQ is encoded by the coding sequence TTGAACAAGCGTCATCTGTATATCCTCGTTCTCTGTTTGGTGTCCGTGGGTCTCGGCCTGTTTTTCTTCAAAGTTTTCGTCCTGCACTTCCCATTAACCCCTCAAACGCAAGTTGAACTGTGGATCGTCGAAGCGCATCTGACGTTCTTCGCCAAAGACAAACCCGTCAAAGTCTCATTGGCCTTGCCACGTAACACCCGGCGATATGCCATCGTCGATGAAAATTTCATCTCGCAAGGGTACGGCTTAACGACCGTCAAGGACGAAGACAATCGACGGGCAACCTGGTCAATCCGCAACGCGAACGGGAAACAGCACCTGTATTATCGGGCCACCGTCCGTCGCGTGGATGTGGATAGTCCACACACAGACAATGAATCCCCTCAAGTCCTTCCGCCGTATTTCGAAGGTGCGCAGCTCACCGCAGTTCAAGCCTTTGTCGCAGATATCAAAGAAAAGTCCGCCGACACGTCCACCTTCATCGCCGAACTTTTCTCACGACTCAAACACCCCAATGGCGATCCAAATCTTCAACTGCTGCTGGGAAATGACCGTTCCCAAGAAAAAAAGCTCCAGATGGCCTCCGACATCCTGTCGTTCGCACTCATCCCCAATCGTGTGGTGCATGGGGTTCAACTGAAAGGGTTTCAACGAGAAGCCGTCATCATCCACTGGCTACAAATTTACGATAAAGGTGAATGGCAGTTCCACGATCCTGAAACCGGCAGACCCGACATACCCAGCCATTACTTCACCTGGTGGCACGGGACACAACCGTTGACACAAATCGAAGGCGGCGATCATTTTTCCATAACAATCACGATTGCTCCGAACCAGGAAGAAGCCATTCGGGCCGCCATGTACCATACGCAGTTGGCGACCCCTCATTTATTGGAATTTTCCTTATTCAGCCTACCCCTTGAAGCACAGGCCGTCTACCGTATTTTGTTGATGGTTCCAATGGGTGCCCTGTTACTGCTCATTCTCCGAAATGTGATAGGCATTAAAACATTTGGAACCTTCATGCCAATCCTGATGGCGCTTGCCTTTCGCGAAACGCAATTGGTATGGGGCATCGTCTTGTTTTCACTGGTGGTCGCGTTAGGATTGGCCGTTCGTTTTTATTTGGAACATCTCAAACTGTTGCTGGTCCCTCGCCTGGCTTCCCTGTTGATCATCGTCATCCTTCTCATGGCGGCACTCAGCGTGATCAGCCACAAGCTCGGGTTAGAACGTGGACTATCCGTCGCACTCTTCCCGATGGTCATTCTGACGATGACCATCGAGCGCATGTGCATCGTCTGGGAAGAACGGGGTGCGCTCGAATCGATTCAACAGGGGCTTGGCAGTTTAGCCGTTGCCTCGCTCACGTATATCGCCATGACCATCCCCTACATGGAACACTTGTTGTTTGTGTTTCCAGAATTGCTCTTGCTCTTCCTCGCCGGCACCCTACTCATGGGACGATACACAGGGTTCAGACTGCTGGAATTACGTCGCTTCAAGGCCTTAGCCCAGTAG
- a CDS encoding RimK/LysX family protein, with protein sequence MTFALPYSLVVGFVMWMTVWSLPLDAYGELVIDHSPKLVVGWVEKVQILPENILLHAKIDTGADTSSLNVSDVSEIVRKSERWVTFTVTTKEGQSMTLEKPIHRYVKIKRKGAKPQRRPVVEFDLCLGNIFQRKALVNLTDRKNFTYNMLIGRSFLKHQAVVDSAQTYKHEPNCSDK encoded by the coding sequence ATGACATTCGCCTTACCCTATTCCCTTGTTGTTGGATTTGTGATGTGGATGACCGTCTGGAGCCTCCCTCTCGATGCGTACGGTGAATTAGTCATCGATCACAGTCCAAAACTCGTCGTGGGTTGGGTGGAAAAAGTCCAAATTCTCCCGGAAAACATCTTGCTTCATGCGAAAATCGACACCGGGGCCGATACATCCTCGCTCAATGTCTCGGATGTCTCGGAGATTGTTCGAAAGTCGGAACGTTGGGTCACGTTCACCGTCACGACAAAAGAAGGACAAAGCATGACCCTTGAGAAACCGATTCATCGTTACGTCAAGATCAAGCGAAAAGGCGCGAAGCCTCAACGTCGTCCCGTCGTCGAATTCGACCTGTGTTTAGGGAACATCTTCCAACGAAAAGCACTCGTGAACCTGACAGACCGGAAAAACTTTACGTACAACATGTTGATCGGTCGTAGTTTCTTAAAACATCAGGCCGTGGTCGATTCCGCGCAAACCTATAAACACGAACCCAACTGTTCGGATAAATAG
- a CDS encoding succinylglutamate desuccinylase/aspartoacylase family protein, which yields MGKTHREPFEIGGMTVQPGSRQSINLSISLLSTHTPMDIPVHVIHGKKDGPRLFMCAAIHGDELNGLEIIRRILKAPSLNALHGTLVAVPIVNVFGFLSHSRYLPDRRDLNRSFPGSKKGSLSSQLAYLFMKEVVLRCTHGIDLHTAAIHRSNLPQIRGNLSDPTIQRLADIFSAPLTLHSDLRDGSLRQAATDQNIPTLLYEAGEALRFDELAIRLGVRGVLRVMQALGMIRTSRSFTRSKSIISMSSYWVRAQTGGIFRSFHPMGGKVKRNENIGTITDPMGETQKIVKAKASGILIGRTNLPVINQGDALFHIAQVEDAHTAQKVVQDIHEEVGEEPLLH from the coding sequence GTGGGTAAAACGCATCGCGAACCATTCGAGATCGGAGGCATGACGGTCCAGCCTGGATCAAGGCAGTCTATCAATCTTTCGATCAGTTTGCTTTCGACTCACACGCCCATGGATATTCCTGTTCACGTGATACATGGGAAGAAAGATGGCCCGCGACTCTTCATGTGCGCCGCCATTCATGGAGACGAACTCAACGGGTTAGAAATCATTCGTCGCATTTTAAAGGCGCCTTCTCTCAATGCCCTGCATGGAACCCTGGTCGCAGTGCCGATCGTCAACGTCTTTGGGTTTTTATCTCACTCCCGGTACCTGCCCGATCGTCGGGATCTCAACAGAAGTTTTCCGGGTAGTAAAAAAGGTTCGTTGTCCTCGCAATTGGCGTATTTATTCATGAAGGAGGTCGTCTTACGGTGCACGCACGGCATTGACTTGCATACCGCGGCCATCCACCGCTCGAACCTGCCACAGATTCGAGGAAATCTTTCCGATCCCACCATTCAACGCCTCGCCGACATTTTTTCTGCTCCCCTGACTCTCCATTCCGACCTTCGGGACGGCTCTTTGCGGCAAGCGGCGACGGACCAAAACATCCCGACACTGCTCTATGAAGCGGGTGAAGCATTACGCTTTGACGAACTCGCGATTCGGTTAGGCGTCCGGGGCGTTCTTCGAGTCATGCAGGCTCTTGGCATGATCAGAACATCTCGTTCTTTCACTCGATCGAAGAGTATCATCTCCATGTCTTCATACTGGGTCAGAGCCCAAACCGGTGGTATTTTTCGTTCGTTCCATCCGATGGGAGGAAAGGTGAAACGGAACGAAAACATCGGAACCATCACAGACCCCATGGGCGAGACTCAAAAAATCGTGAAGGCCAAAGCATCAGGCATTCTCATCGGACGAACAAACCTGCCAGTGATTAATCAAGGCGATGCGCTATTCCATATCGCACAGGTGGAGGATGCACACACGGCACAAAAAGTGGTCCAAGATATTCACGAAGAAGTAGGAGAGGAACCTCTCCTGCATTAG
- the rimK gene encoding 30S ribosomal protein S6--L-glutamate ligase, producing MKLAMMARNPKLYSHQRLVEAAQAAGHHIDIINTTKVYVNITSHNPELRYKGEKLEGYDAVIPRIGASVTFYGLAVLRQFEMMGVWPLNESVAIGRSRDKLRSLQLLARKGIGLPVTAFAHSDDFADDVITIAGGAPVVIKLLEGTQGIGVVLGETHNSAKSVIQAFRGVKVNIMVQEFIKEAGGSDIRCLVIGDRVIAAMKRQGAKGDFRSNLHRGGSAEVIKITPEERSTATRAANIMGLNVCGVDLLRSKHGPVVMEINSSPGLEGIEKATGIDVAGSIIQFIEKNAKPHKTKTRGRG from the coding sequence ATGAAACTGGCGATGATGGCACGAAACCCCAAATTGTATTCCCATCAACGGCTCGTAGAAGCCGCCCAAGCTGCGGGGCATCATATCGATATCATCAACACCACAAAAGTGTACGTCAATATCACATCACATAACCCCGAACTCCGGTACAAAGGGGAAAAACTGGAAGGATACGATGCGGTCATCCCACGTATCGGGGCTTCAGTCACTTTTTACGGCTTGGCGGTTTTGAGACAATTCGAGATGATGGGAGTCTGGCCGCTGAACGAATCCGTCGCGATCGGTCGTTCACGTGATAAACTTCGGAGCTTACAACTCCTGGCGCGGAAAGGCATCGGGTTACCCGTCACGGCCTTTGCCCACTCTGATGATTTCGCTGATGATGTCATTACGATAGCTGGCGGGGCACCGGTCGTCATTAAACTCTTGGAGGGCACGCAAGGCATTGGCGTCGTGTTGGGAGAAACGCACAACTCTGCCAAGTCAGTCATTCAAGCATTCCGCGGAGTCAAAGTGAATATCATGGTTCAGGAGTTCATCAAAGAAGCCGGAGGGTCTGACATTCGTTGTCTGGTCATCGGGGATCGCGTCATCGCGGCCATGAAGCGTCAAGGGGCGAAGGGAGACTTTCGTTCGAACCTTCATCGAGGCGGCTCGGCGGAAGTGATCAAAATCACTCCAGAAGAACGATCGACCGCCACCCGGGCTGCGAATATCATGGGCTTGAATGTCTGCGGTGTCGATTTATTGCGATCAAAACATGGACCAGTCGTGATGGAAATCAATTCATCCCCCGGTCTTGAGGGAATTGAAAAAGCGACTGGGATCGATGTCGCGGGTTCAATCATTCAGTTCATCGAGAAGAATGCGAAACCCCACAAAACAAAGACACGCGGTCGTGGGTAA
- a CDS encoding ATP-dependent zinc protease, whose translation MTKPIIGWREWVALPGFGVDRIKAKIDTGARTSALHAFDIHLFQKEGQEWVRFAVHPLQKNDRDSRTCACPVHDVRTVTNSGGGREERIVIKTTLSLGGKAWPIEITLTNRDQMGFRMLLGRTAIRQHYLVHPGKSFCLEQ comes from the coding sequence ATGACGAAACCTATCATTGGATGGAGGGAATGGGTTGCACTCCCCGGGTTTGGCGTGGATCGCATCAAGGCCAAGATTGACACCGGAGCGCGAACTTCAGCGCTTCATGCCTTTGATATTCATCTCTTTCAGAAAGAAGGACAGGAGTGGGTTCGATTCGCCGTGCATCCACTCCAAAAAAACGATCGCGATAGCCGAACCTGTGCCTGTCCAGTCCATGATGTCAGAACTGTGACCAATTCCGGGGGAGGCCGAGAAGAACGGATCGTGATTAAAACCACCCTGTCATTGGGCGGAAAGGCCTGGCCGATTGAAATCACGCTGACGAATCGTGATCAAATGGGCTTTCGAATGTTATTAGGTCGCACAGCGATCAGACAACATTATCTCGTCCACCCGGGAAAGTCGTTTTGTCTGGAGCAATAA
- a CDS encoding DUF21 domain-containing protein, which yields MMESVLMWVGILCCLAGSAVCSGLTLGFFSLSRIHLELLDQQGNAEAQTVLHIRQDANFLLATLLWSNVAVNVLLTLLSEEQMLGILAFFFSLFGITLFGEILPQAYFSRNALRLGAKFAPIVKLLQIVFYPMAKPSALLLDWIVGKEGITWFKEHELDTLLKIHAQAPETDISDVEGHGASNFLKLDDVSSVEEGSPLHPHSIVQLPFDGQRIVFPPDTPTVSSLFVERVHRSKEKWVIITDESAYPRLVLDADGFLRELLVEERYRPSWHCHRPIILDRANVPLGELLTRLKVNPEHDEDDVIDQDLILVWTEAHKRIITGADILGRLLRGIVKRSPLVNFH from the coding sequence ATGATGGAATCTGTATTGATGTGGGTAGGGATTCTCTGCTGTCTAGCAGGATCCGCCGTATGTTCAGGCCTGACGCTCGGATTCTTTAGCCTCAGCCGTATACATCTTGAGTTGCTCGATCAGCAAGGAAACGCCGAAGCCCAAACCGTATTACACATCCGTCAAGATGCCAATTTTCTCTTGGCGACCCTGCTGTGGAGCAACGTTGCGGTCAACGTGTTACTGACGTTACTTTCTGAAGAACAAATGCTTGGAATTCTGGCATTTTTCTTCTCGCTATTCGGCATTACACTATTTGGTGAGATTTTGCCTCAAGCGTATTTTTCAAGAAACGCGTTACGACTAGGAGCAAAATTTGCCCCGATCGTCAAACTATTACAAATCGTGTTCTATCCCATGGCTAAACCCTCGGCCTTGCTTCTTGACTGGATCGTAGGCAAGGAGGGAATTACCTGGTTCAAAGAGCATGAGCTCGACACGCTCTTGAAAATCCATGCTCAGGCTCCCGAGACCGACATCAGCGACGTCGAAGGCCATGGGGCCTCGAACTTCTTGAAGCTTGATGATGTTTCTTCCGTCGAAGAAGGTTCTCCGTTGCATCCCCATAGCATCGTTCAGCTTCCTTTTGATGGTCAACGAATCGTCTTTCCCCCGGACACGCCGACCGTTTCGAGTCTGTTTGTCGAACGTGTTCATCGATCGAAAGAAAAATGGGTGATTATCACTGACGAATCGGCCTATCCCCGCCTCGTCCTCGATGCCGATGGATTCCTCAGGGAATTACTGGTCGAGGAGCGTTACCGACCTTCCTGGCACTGTCATCGTCCAATCATTCTGGATCGAGCGAATGTGCCGCTTGGAGAACTCCTGACTCGATTGAAAGTCAACCCTGAACATGACGAAGATGATGTCATCGATCAGGATCTGATACTCGTGTGGACGGAAGCCCATAAACGAATCATTACGGGTGCCGACATTCTGGGGCGTCTCTTACGCGGGATCGTGAAGCGGAGCCCATTAGTCAATTTTCATTAA
- the mgtE gene encoding magnesium transporter, producing MTQAPTLSMHEAFISQYPEEAARVFESYPVEEILEILHEVSGRDIAKTVAAMTPAIAAEVLAAMPADMLQKALPEMDIAVVATLLRRLPEQQQQLVLDTVPESLSSEIRIFLDYPEDSVGLLMDPRFFALPQDLNIDEAIHQVRSRAPRDLHEIYIIDRDQTLTGILPLRDLFLAPQYERLQSLMKQELPTIHPLESQEQVVEVFDQWKVLTIPVTDLNGRLLGVIRNRDIIEVEKEEATIGMQTMVGASKDERALSPPMFAVRKRLPWLQINLLTAFLAAFVVGLFEDTIAQFTALAVLLPVVAGQSGNTGAQALAVVMRGLALRDIRPTQWVRVATKESYVAFVNGVAVAATTSAAVYIWSRSWGLTMVIAISMVMSMVMAGLSGAVIPIILRALNQDPAQSSSIILTTVTDVAGFLSFLGLATIFASLLE from the coding sequence ATGACGCAGGCCCCGACACTTTCGATGCATGAAGCTTTTATTTCGCAATACCCGGAAGAAGCCGCGCGAGTCTTCGAGTCGTATCCAGTCGAAGAAATCTTAGAGATACTTCACGAGGTATCGGGGCGTGACATCGCCAAGACTGTTGCTGCCATGACACCGGCCATAGCCGCCGAGGTGTTGGCCGCCATGCCTGCGGACATGCTACAAAAGGCCCTTCCCGAGATGGATATCGCTGTGGTCGCGACCCTCTTGCGAAGACTGCCAGAACAACAGCAGCAACTCGTGTTAGACACGGTGCCCGAAAGCCTCTCGTCGGAGATCAGGATCTTCCTCGACTACCCGGAAGATTCGGTTGGCCTACTTATGGATCCGCGATTTTTCGCGCTTCCTCAAGATTTGAACATCGACGAAGCCATTCACCAAGTCAGAAGCCGAGCCCCACGAGATTTGCACGAAATCTACATCATCGATCGCGATCAGACCCTAACTGGTATTCTGCCACTCCGAGATCTGTTTCTCGCCCCCCAATATGAACGCCTCCAATCCCTGATGAAACAAGAATTGCCGACGATTCATCCGCTTGAAAGCCAGGAACAAGTGGTTGAAGTGTTCGATCAATGGAAGGTGCTAACGATCCCCGTCACTGATTTGAATGGCCGCTTACTCGGAGTGATCCGAAACCGGGACATCATCGAGGTCGAAAAGGAAGAGGCTACGATCGGCATGCAAACCATGGTAGGAGCGAGCAAAGACGAACGTGCGCTTTCTCCACCAATGTTCGCGGTACGTAAGCGTTTGCCTTGGCTGCAAATTAACTTGCTCACGGCCTTCCTCGCAGCGTTCGTCGTCGGTCTGTTTGAAGACACTATCGCCCAATTTACAGCCTTGGCCGTCTTGCTTCCCGTCGTAGCAGGACAATCCGGTAATACGGGGGCGCAAGCGCTCGCCGTCGTCATGCGTGGCTTGGCTCTGCGTGATATCCGACCGACTCAGTGGGTCCGTGTGGCAACGAAAGAATCCTATGTAGCATTCGTGAATGGGGTGGCCGTTGCGGCAACAACATCGGCTGCCGTCTATATTTGGAGTCGGTCATGGGGACTCACGATGGTGATCGCGATTTCCATGGTCATGTCGATGGTCATGGCGGGGCTTTCCGGGGCTGTGATTCCCATCATCCTGCGAGCCCTCAATCAAGATCCGGCCCAATCGTCATCCATCATACTGACAACAGTAACCGATGTCGCGGGGTTCCTCAGCTTTTTAGGACTCGCTACTATTTTTGCCAGTTTACTCGAATAG
- a CDS encoding CBS domain-containing protein — translation MGLQQDLTNAYIQKHPMEAARFLESHPPAISSRFLKELQIETISSVLEHYLPGNMSEVLKHFSPEISGRLISRLSTTAARAVLRQFDDSVRSTLLSHIDSTLASYLRRTLTHPDFTAGSLADPRVLTLPPDLTVEQALKRIGQECQQAIYYLYITDHDTTLHGVVLMKELLAANADKPLQFVMNEDVKKIPASANAQDLLNHPAWQLYDSLPVVEQEKSFIGVLRHRALKKFLEGRHDEPEPHFLSDALLQLWEAYALSGIGLMTTMGDILKAAQHEKPTRGQEETLR, via the coding sequence ATGGGCCTCCAACAAGACCTCACGAACGCGTACATTCAGAAACATCCGATGGAGGCCGCTCGCTTTCTCGAGTCCCATCCCCCTGCTATTTCGTCTCGGTTTTTGAAGGAATTACAGATAGAAACCATCTCCTCGGTCCTTGAACATTATCTGCCAGGAAACATGTCGGAAGTCTTGAAGCATTTTTCACCAGAGATAAGCGGGAGACTCATCAGTCGTCTCTCGACGACCGCAGCCCGTGCTGTGCTTAGACAATTCGATGACTCCGTTCGGTCCACGCTTTTGTCTCATATCGATTCGACCCTTGCCTCCTATTTGCGACGGACGTTAACTCATCCGGACTTTACCGCTGGGAGCCTCGCCGACCCTCGTGTCCTCACGCTTCCACCGGATCTTACCGTCGAGCAGGCGCTCAAACGCATCGGCCAAGAATGCCAGCAAGCCATCTATTATTTATATATCACGGATCACGACACCACATTACACGGAGTGGTCTTGATGAAAGAATTGCTCGCCGCCAACGCCGACAAGCCCCTACAATTTGTCATGAATGAAGATGTCAAGAAGATCCCGGCTTCGGCAAACGCCCAGGATCTGCTGAATCACCCGGCTTGGCAACTGTACGATAGTCTTCCCGTCGTTGAGCAAGAAAAGTCTTTTATCGGAGTGTTACGCCATCGAGCTTTAAAAAAATTCCTGGAAGGTCGACACGATGAACCAGAACCTCACTTTCTCTCTGATGCCCTCCTTCAACTCTGGGAGGCCTACGCTCTTTCGGGAATCGGATTAATGACGACCATGGGAGATATACTCAAGGCGGCACAACATGAGAAGCCTACACGTGGGCAAGAGGAGACGCTCAGATGA